The following are encoded in a window of Corynebacterium marinum DSM 44953 genomic DNA:
- a CDS encoding glutamate-cysteine ligase family protein, whose translation MGDAVSTDTYTPQQRTKYRRQLMNDLEVFDRHLQKADFESRGSIGLELELNLVDENMQPARKGPEVLAQLGDEYQSEIGMYNVELNHPPLNIAGDGLRQLHEGIAGRIAEVQRAAGEVGTRVAMIGTLPTVTTEFLSDPGWMTPENRYRGLNNAIMQSRGELVHIDLSNQEEYRHEFSDISPESTCTSMQLHLQIPPNRFASAWNAAQAMAAVQVALSANSPLFLGRKLWHESRVPVFQQAIDTRTPELVAQGVRPRVWFGERWITSVFDLFEENVRYFSPLLPESRENSGKPIIEGQSPTLHHLNLHNGTVWRWNRPIYAPGRQRAHIRVENRILPAGPTVTDIVADAAFYYGLVKHLAEETRPVWSRLPFETAEQNFFYGARAGMFARLEWPTLGRIDVASLIENHLIDQARSGLRALDVDEDLISHYLGIIRDRVRTRQNGAMWQLRTVKALTPSGTKPDSPERRAALAEMLRRYLANQATGEPVHTWKIGA comes from the coding sequence ATGGGCGACGCAGTCTCGACAGACACCTACACCCCTCAGCAGCGCACGAAGTACCGTCGGCAGCTGATGAACGACCTGGAGGTCTTCGACCGCCACCTGCAGAAGGCAGATTTTGAGAGCCGTGGCTCGATCGGGCTGGAACTAGAGCTCAACCTCGTCGACGAGAACATGCAGCCGGCCCGCAAGGGCCCTGAGGTTCTCGCTCAGCTGGGCGACGAGTACCAGTCGGAGATCGGCATGTACAACGTCGAACTCAACCATCCGCCGCTGAACATCGCCGGGGACGGGCTGCGCCAGTTGCACGAGGGCATCGCCGGACGCATCGCCGAGGTGCAACGCGCGGCGGGCGAGGTGGGCACCCGGGTCGCGATGATAGGCACGCTGCCCACCGTGACCACCGAATTCCTCTCCGATCCGGGCTGGATGACCCCGGAGAACCGCTACCGGGGCCTCAACAACGCGATCATGCAGAGCCGCGGCGAGCTGGTCCACATCGACCTGTCCAACCAGGAGGAGTACCGCCACGAGTTCTCGGACATCTCCCCCGAATCGACGTGCACCTCCATGCAGCTGCACCTCCAGATTCCGCCGAACAGATTCGCCAGCGCCTGGAACGCCGCGCAGGCGATGGCAGCCGTCCAGGTCGCCCTGAGCGCGAACTCCCCGCTGTTCCTGGGCCGGAAACTGTGGCACGAGTCACGGGTGCCGGTGTTCCAGCAGGCCATCGACACCCGCACCCCGGAACTGGTCGCCCAGGGCGTGCGCCCGCGGGTGTGGTTCGGCGAACGGTGGATCACCAGCGTCTTCGACCTCTTCGAGGAGAACGTCCGCTACTTCTCCCCGCTCCTGCCCGAGTCGCGGGAGAACTCAGGCAAACCCATCATCGAGGGCCAGTCCCCCACCCTGCACCACCTCAACCTGCACAACGGCACCGTGTGGCGCTGGAACCGCCCGATCTACGCCCCCGGCAGGCAGCGCGCCCACATCCGGGTGGAGAACCGGATCCTGCCAGCAGGTCCCACCGTGACCGACATCGTGGCCGACGCCGCGTTCTACTACGGGCTGGTCAAACACCTGGCCGAGGAGACCCGTCCGGTGTGGTCGCGGCTGCCCTTCGAGACCGCCGAACAGAACTTCTTCTACGGCGCCCGGGCCGGCATGTTCGCCCGGCTCGAATGGCCGACGCTGGGGCGTATCGACGTCGCCTCCCTCATCGAGAACCACCTCATCGACCAGGCGCGCTCGGGCCTTCGCGCGCTCGACGTCGACGAGGATCTGATCTCCCACTACCTCGGCATCATCCGCGACCGGGTCCGCACCCGGCAGAACGGCGCCATGTGGCAGCTGCGCACGGTCAAGGCGCTCACCCCCTCCGGCACCAAGCCGGATTCCCCGGAACGGCGGGCCGCGCTGGCCGAGATGCTGCGCCGCTACCTGGCAAACCAGGCCACGGGAGAGCCGGTGCACACCTGGAAGATCGGCGCCTGA
- the pgi gene encoding glucose-6-phosphate isomerase, whose amino-acid sequence MVDITTSAEWKNLEAVYERTQSQTLRELFAADPQRAEKLTIDAAGLHVDLSKNLVDDRILAALTALAQEAQLSSAIEDMFGGAHLNITEDRAVLHTALRLPVEENLEVDGQDIAADVHEVLGRMRDFASALRSGKWLGHTGRTIKKIVNIGIGGSDLGPAMATRALRAYATAGITAEFVSNVDPADMAATLETLDPESTLFVIASKTFTTQETLSNAHAAKRWLLEAFDGDSSAVAKHFVAVSTNAEKVAEFGIDPANMFGFWDWVGGRYSVDSAIGLSLMAVIGPLDFMRFLEGFRAMDEHFRATPFDRNLPVLMALLGIWYVNFHGFETHAVLPYSQDLARFPAYLQQLTMESNGKSVRRDGSAVSHSTGEIYWGEPGTNGQHAFYQLMHQGTRVVPADFIGFARPKDDLPTATGEGSMHDLLMGNLFAQTKVLAFGKNSEEIAAEGVSADLVPHKVMPGNRPTTTILAEELTPAVLGALISLYEHITFVQGVIWDINSFDQWGVELGKQQATQLAAAVSGAEEADSGDSSTDALIGWYRGNR is encoded by the coding sequence ATGGTCGACATCACCACCTCCGCAGAATGGAAGAACCTGGAGGCCGTGTACGAGCGCACCCAGTCCCAGACCCTGCGGGAGCTGTTCGCCGCAGATCCGCAGCGCGCCGAGAAGCTGACCATCGACGCCGCGGGGCTGCATGTGGACCTGTCGAAGAACCTGGTGGACGACCGTATCCTCGCAGCGCTGACCGCCCTCGCCCAGGAGGCGCAGTTGTCCTCGGCGATCGAGGACATGTTCGGCGGCGCGCACCTGAACATCACCGAGGACCGTGCCGTCCTGCACACCGCGCTGCGCCTGCCGGTGGAGGAGAACCTCGAGGTGGACGGCCAGGACATCGCCGCGGACGTCCACGAGGTCCTCGGCCGGATGCGGGACTTCGCCTCGGCGCTGCGCTCGGGGAAGTGGCTGGGCCACACCGGCCGCACGATCAAGAAGATCGTCAACATCGGCATCGGCGGCTCCGACCTGGGTCCGGCCATGGCCACGCGGGCCCTGCGCGCCTACGCCACCGCCGGCATCACCGCGGAGTTCGTCTCCAACGTGGACCCGGCCGACATGGCCGCCACGCTGGAGACCCTCGACCCGGAATCGACCCTGTTCGTCATCGCCTCCAAGACCTTCACCACCCAGGAGACCCTCTCCAACGCCCACGCCGCGAAGCGCTGGCTGCTCGAGGCCTTCGACGGGGACTCCTCGGCCGTCGCGAAGCATTTCGTCGCGGTGTCCACCAACGCGGAGAAGGTCGCCGAGTTCGGCATCGACCCGGCGAACATGTTCGGCTTCTGGGACTGGGTAGGCGGTCGCTACTCTGTGGACTCCGCGATCGGCCTGTCGCTCATGGCAGTCATCGGGCCGCTGGACTTCATGCGCTTCCTTGAGGGTTTCCGCGCGATGGACGAACACTTCCGCGCGACGCCCTTCGACCGGAACCTCCCCGTTCTCATGGCGCTGCTGGGGATCTGGTACGTCAACTTCCACGGCTTCGAGACCCACGCGGTGCTCCCCTACTCCCAGGACCTCGCGCGATTCCCCGCCTACCTGCAGCAGCTGACCATGGAATCCAACGGCAAGTCCGTCCGCCGCGACGGCTCCGCGGTCAGCCACTCCACCGGAGAGATCTACTGGGGTGAGCCCGGCACCAACGGCCAGCACGCCTTCTACCAGCTCATGCACCAGGGCACCCGCGTCGTTCCGGCGGACTTCATCGGCTTCGCCCGCCCCAAGGACGACCTGCCGACCGCCACCGGCGAGGGCTCCATGCACGATCTGCTCATGGGTAACCTCTTCGCCCAGACCAAGGTGCTCGCCTTCGGCAAGAACTCCGAGGAGATCGCCGCTGAGGGCGTGTCCGCCGACCTGGTGCCCCACAAGGTGATGCCGGGCAACCGCCCGACCACGACCATCCTGGCGGAGGAACTCACCCCGGCGGTGCTGGGCGCGCTGATCTCCCTCTACGAGCACATCACCTTCGTGCAGGGCGTCATCTGGGACATCAACTCCTTTGACCAGTGGGGAGTGGAACTGGGCAAACAGCAGGCCACCCAGCTGGCGGCCGCAGTGTCCGGCGCGGAGGAGGCCGACTCCGGCGACTCCTCCACCGACGCCCTCATCGGTTGGTACCGGGGCAACCGCTAA
- a CDS encoding antibiotic biosynthesis monooxygenase family protein, giving the protein MSIIKINAISVPAGAGPELESRFAARKQSVDGSPGFEGFQLLRPVKGEDRYFVVTRWADEESYAAWRDGDARAAHGGNRKPVASGAELLEFEVVLDSTEQ; this is encoded by the coding sequence ATGAGCATCATCAAGATCAACGCCATTTCCGTTCCCGCGGGCGCAGGCCCCGAACTCGAGTCCCGCTTCGCCGCCCGCAAGCAGTCCGTCGACGGTTCCCCCGGTTTCGAGGGCTTCCAGCTGCTGCGCCCGGTGAAGGGCGAGGACCGCTACTTCGTGGTCACCCGCTGGGCCGACGAGGAGTCCTACGCGGCGTGGCGCGACGGCGACGCACGCGCGGCGCACGGCGGCAACCGCAAGCCCGTCGCCAGCGGCGCTGAGCTGCTGGAATTCGAGGTTGTCCTCGACTCGACCGAGCAGTAG
- a CDS encoding NAD-dependent succinate-semialdehyde dehydrogenase, with the protein MNPTELATLIDRAPKGLFIDGRFVDAEGHATFEVVDPSDAGVLATVASASAADARRALDSICAAQAGWAATPARERSEILRRTFELVHEHVEELTYLQSAELGRALPDSRAEVTYGAEFFRWFAEEGVRVRGDYRHSPAGHSRIIVHEQPVGPCLAITPWNFPLAMGARKIAPALAAGCTMIIKPASKTPLTMLYLAKLLAEAGLPDGVLAVVPTGSSSNVSALLDDPRLRKLTFTGSTEVGQMLAAKAAGHSMSVSLELGGNAPYIVCADADLELAATAVATAKMRGAGQVCIAANRFLVHSSVKEEFVARAVEIMGSFRLGRGTDEGVTFGPLSGADQLEKVSALVEDALSRGASRPLGGELPEGLDPAGFYFPATVLTDIPAGAEILSTEIFGPVLAVTTFQTDDEAVALANDTPFGLASYLFSENLTHALSLAERIEAGMVAVNKGALSDPAAPFGGVKESGLGREGGFEGIHEFLEPKFISLPL; encoded by the coding sequence ATGAACCCCACCGAGCTCGCCACCCTCATCGACCGCGCCCCGAAGGGCCTGTTCATCGACGGCCGTTTCGTCGACGCCGAAGGCCACGCTACCTTCGAGGTGGTCGACCCCTCCGACGCCGGTGTGCTCGCGACCGTCGCCTCCGCCTCGGCGGCCGACGCCCGCCGCGCGCTGGACTCCATCTGCGCCGCGCAGGCGGGATGGGCGGCCACTCCCGCCCGCGAGCGCTCGGAGATCCTGCGGCGCACCTTCGAACTCGTCCATGAGCATGTGGAGGAGCTGACCTACCTGCAGTCCGCCGAACTGGGCCGCGCGTTGCCCGATTCGAGGGCCGAGGTCACCTACGGGGCGGAGTTCTTCCGCTGGTTCGCGGAGGAGGGTGTGCGCGTGCGGGGCGATTACCGGCACAGCCCGGCCGGCCATTCCCGCATCATCGTCCACGAGCAGCCCGTCGGCCCGTGCCTGGCGATCACCCCGTGGAACTTCCCGCTGGCGATGGGCGCCCGCAAGATCGCCCCCGCCCTGGCCGCCGGCTGCACGATGATCATCAAACCGGCGTCGAAGACTCCCCTGACCATGCTGTATCTGGCGAAGCTGCTCGCCGAGGCGGGGCTGCCCGACGGTGTCCTCGCCGTGGTCCCCACCGGCTCCAGCTCGAACGTCTCGGCGCTTCTCGACGACCCCCGCCTCCGCAAGCTCACCTTCACCGGCTCGACCGAGGTGGGGCAGATGCTCGCGGCGAAGGCAGCCGGGCACTCGATGAGCGTCTCCCTGGAACTCGGCGGCAACGCCCCCTACATCGTGTGCGCGGACGCGGATCTCGAGCTGGCGGCCACTGCCGTGGCCACCGCGAAGATGCGCGGCGCCGGCCAGGTGTGCATCGCCGCCAACCGCTTCCTCGTCCACTCCTCAGTGAAGGAGGAGTTCGTGGCCCGGGCCGTGGAGATCATGGGCTCCTTCCGTCTCGGCCGGGGGACCGACGAAGGCGTGACCTTCGGCCCGCTCTCCGGCGCCGACCAGCTGGAGAAGGTCAGCGCGCTCGTCGAGGACGCACTCAGCCGCGGCGCCTCCCGCCCCCTGGGCGGCGAACTCCCCGAGGGGCTCGACCCGGCGGGCTTCTACTTCCCGGCCACCGTCCTCACCGACATCCCGGCCGGCGCGGAGATCCTGAGCACGGAGATCTTCGGCCCCGTGCTCGCGGTGACCACCTTCCAGACGGACGACGAAGCCGTGGCGCTGGCCAACGACACCCCCTTCGGCCTGGCCTCCTACCTCTTCTCCGAGAACCTCACCCACGCGCTGTCGCTGGCCGAGCGCATCGAGGCCGGCATGGTCGCAGTCAACAAGGGCGCGCTCTCCGACCCGGCCGCCCCCTTCGGCGGAGTCAAGGAGTCCGGCCTGGGCCGCGAGGGCGGCTTCGAGGGGATCCACGAGTTCCTCGAGCCGAAGTTCATCTCGCTGCCGCTGTAG
- a CDS encoding chorismate mutase — protein sequence MTDAAEPQFEIRMPSGTDDPLSDAEIQQYRQEIDRLDRAILDAVKRRTEVSRAIGKTRMGSGGTRLVHTRELAIINQFRAELGPEGTVIANALLQLGRGRLG from the coding sequence ATGACTGACGCTGCTGAACCCCAGTTCGAGATCCGTATGCCCTCCGGCACCGACGATCCTCTGTCCGACGCGGAGATCCAGCAGTACCGCCAGGAGATCGACCGCCTCGACCGTGCGATTCTCGACGCCGTGAAGCGCCGCACCGAGGTCTCGCGCGCCATCGGGAAGACGCGCATGGGTTCCGGCGGCACCCGCCTGGTCCACACGCGGGAGCTGGCGATCATCAACCAGTTCCGTGCGGAGCTCGGCCCCGAGGGCACCGTCATCGCCAACGCTCTGCTGCAGCTGGGCCGCGGCCGCCTCGGCTGA
- the pcrA gene encoding DNA helicase PcrA, whose product MNSPFTQSSTDLTLGLNEQQKAAVEHEGSPLLIVAGAGSGKTAVLTRRIAHLMRHRGVAPWQILAITFTNKAAAEMRERVAGLVGPVAERMWVATFHSVCVRILRQQAQLVPGLNTNFTIYDSDDSRRLLSMIAKDHNLDLKKFTARVLASAISNLKNELVSPQEALADAEATRNPFELTVAQVFRDYQRRLRSSNAVDFDDLIGEVVRIFQEHPQVTDHYRRRFRHVLIDEYQDTNHAQYMLISTLVGKGPDAPELCVVGDSDQSIYAFRGATIRNIEEFERDYPQARTILLEQNYRSTQTILNAANSVISRNDGRREKKLWTALGEGQQIIGYVADNEHDEARFIAGEIDAVVDKGASYSDVAVMYRTNNASRALEDVFIRAGIPYKVVGGTRFYERREIRDIVAYLRILDNPDDTVSLRRIINTPRRGIGDRAQAFIALHAQNNAVSFGAALLDAGADKIPLLGARGRNAVVKFVEMMDTVRAEMPSMVNEATGMPDLGEVISRVLDITGYRAELEASNDPQDGARLDNLNELVSVAREFSSEAANQVAYAEMDGGEFEPEEGDPQPGSLQAFLEKVSLVADADQLPDNEHGVVTLMTLHTAKGLEFPVVFLTGWEDGQFPHLRSLGDPKELAEERRLAYVGITRARRQLYVTRAMLRSSWGNAVTNPPSRFLGEIPEDLIDWRREEPEQSWSDSWGGGSGGGSWSGSWSGSRGQSTTGRAVPKKPALPKARSSNSNLQLAVGDRVNHDKYGLGTVIASDGSGARATVTIDFGSSGKVRLMLIGGVPMEKL is encoded by the coding sequence ATGAATTCGCCGTTTACCCAGTCGTCCACTGACCTCACCCTCGGCCTCAATGAGCAGCAGAAGGCCGCCGTCGAGCACGAGGGCTCCCCCCTGCTCATCGTCGCGGGCGCCGGTTCCGGCAAGACCGCGGTGCTCACCCGTCGTATCGCGCACCTCATGCGCCACCGCGGGGTCGCTCCCTGGCAGATCCTGGCCATCACGTTCACCAACAAGGCCGCCGCGGAGATGCGCGAGCGCGTCGCGGGCCTGGTGGGGCCGGTGGCGGAACGGATGTGGGTGGCCACGTTCCACTCCGTCTGCGTGCGGATCCTGCGGCAGCAGGCGCAGCTCGTGCCGGGACTGAACACCAACTTCACCATCTACGACTCGGATGATTCGCGTCGGTTGCTCAGCATGATCGCCAAGGACCACAACCTGGACCTGAAGAAGTTCACCGCGCGGGTGCTTGCCTCCGCGATCTCGAACCTGAAGAACGAGCTCGTCAGTCCGCAGGAGGCGTTGGCCGACGCGGAGGCCACCCGCAACCCCTTCGAACTGACCGTGGCGCAGGTGTTCAGGGACTACCAGCGGCGCCTGCGCTCCTCCAACGCTGTGGACTTCGACGACCTCATCGGGGAGGTGGTCCGCATATTCCAGGAGCACCCGCAGGTGACGGACCACTACCGCCGACGTTTCCGCCACGTGCTCATCGACGAGTACCAGGACACCAACCACGCCCAGTACATGCTCATCTCCACGCTGGTGGGCAAGGGGCCGGACGCCCCCGAGCTGTGCGTGGTGGGCGACTCCGACCAGTCGATCTACGCCTTCCGCGGCGCGACGATCCGCAACATCGAGGAGTTCGAGCGGGACTACCCGCAGGCCCGGACGATCCTGCTGGAGCAGAACTACCGCTCGACCCAGACGATCCTCAATGCGGCCAACTCGGTGATCTCGCGCAACGACGGCCGCCGGGAGAAGAAGCTGTGGACTGCGCTCGGGGAGGGCCAGCAGATCATCGGCTACGTGGCGGACAACGAGCACGATGAGGCGCGGTTCATCGCCGGAGAGATAGACGCGGTCGTCGACAAGGGCGCCAGCTACTCTGATGTCGCCGTGATGTACCGGACGAACAACGCGTCGCGCGCGCTGGAGGACGTGTTCATCCGGGCGGGCATCCCGTACAAGGTGGTCGGCGGCACCCGCTTCTACGAGCGCCGCGAGATCCGCGACATCGTCGCCTACCTGCGCATCCTGGACAACCCGGACGACACGGTGAGCCTGCGGCGCATCATCAATACCCCGCGCCGGGGGATCGGCGACCGGGCGCAGGCGTTCATCGCGCTGCACGCGCAGAACAACGCGGTGTCCTTCGGTGCCGCGCTTCTCGACGCCGGGGCGGACAAGATTCCCCTCCTGGGTGCCCGCGGACGCAACGCCGTGGTGAAGTTCGTCGAGATGATGGACACCGTGCGTGCGGAGATGCCGTCGATGGTCAACGAGGCCACCGGCATGCCTGACCTGGGGGAAGTCATTTCCCGGGTGCTCGACATCACCGGTTACCGCGCCGAGCTGGAGGCCAGCAACGACCCGCAGGACGGGGCGCGCCTGGACAACCTCAACGAGCTGGTGTCGGTGGCCCGCGAATTCTCCTCGGAAGCGGCGAACCAGGTTGCCTACGCGGAGATGGACGGCGGGGAGTTCGAGCCGGAGGAGGGCGACCCCCAGCCGGGGTCGCTGCAGGCGTTCCTGGAGAAAGTCTCGCTCGTGGCGGACGCGGACCAGCTCCCCGACAACGAGCACGGCGTGGTTACCCTGATGACCCTGCACACAGCGAAGGGCCTGGAGTTCCCGGTGGTGTTCCTCACCGGGTGGGAGGACGGTCAGTTCCCCCACCTGCGTTCGCTGGGAGATCCCAAGGAGCTGGCGGAGGAACGGCGGCTCGCCTACGTGGGCATCACGCGCGCGCGGCGCCAGCTCTACGTCACCCGGGCGATGCTGCGTTCCTCGTGGGGCAACGCGGTGACCAACCCGCCGAGCCGCTTCCTCGGGGAGATCCCGGAGGACCTGATCGACTGGCGGCGCGAGGAACCGGAGCAGTCCTGGTCCGATTCCTGGGGCGGCGGCAGCGGGGGCGGATCCTGGTCGGGGTCGTGGTCCGGATCCCGGGGCCAGTCGACCACGGGCCGGGCGGTGCCGAAGAAACCGGCGCTGCCCAAGGCACGGAGCTCCAACAGCAACCTGCAGCTGGCGGTGGGGGACCGGGTCAACCACGACAAATATGGACTGGGCACCGTCATCGCCTCCGACGGCTCCGGCGCCCGGGCGACCGTCACCATCGACTTCGGTTCCTCCGGAAAGGTGCGCCTCATGCTCATCGGCGGGGTGCCGATGGAGAAGCTTTAG
- a CDS encoding M23 family metallopeptidase produces MKRIGPRALLAATVLVSVMSPAVTAPAAGAQEATFQVTEEGVAGADLNDLITTVNAVGKLAETLTSTGQNSGGETAGGTDLQVILDPLQALSSALSVMSPGSLEDVDLSDVVSTVRMSPVRGETADGRTVVFPTSGRFTSGYGARWGATHEGIDIADPVGTPVLAVMDGKVISAGPANGFGQWVRVKHDDGSISVYGHVDTVDVPLGQRVTAGDQIATIGNEGESTGPHLHFEIRPAGNGPADPVTWFAQQGIDVV; encoded by the coding sequence ATGAAAAGAATCGGCCCCAGGGCGCTTCTCGCTGCCACGGTCCTCGTCTCCGTCATGTCCCCGGCGGTGACCGCCCCCGCGGCAGGCGCACAGGAGGCCACGTTCCAGGTGACCGAGGAAGGTGTGGCGGGAGCTGATCTCAACGATCTCATCACCACCGTCAACGCCGTGGGCAAGCTGGCGGAGACCCTGACTTCCACCGGTCAGAACAGCGGCGGGGAAACCGCCGGCGGCACCGACCTGCAGGTCATCCTCGACCCGCTGCAGGCCCTCTCCTCCGCCCTGTCCGTCATGTCCCCGGGCAGCCTCGAGGACGTCGACCTCAGCGACGTTGTCAGCACCGTCCGGATGTCCCCGGTCCGCGGCGAGACCGCCGACGGCCGTACCGTGGTGTTCCCCACCTCCGGCCGATTCACCTCCGGCTACGGCGCCCGCTGGGGCGCCACCCACGAGGGCATCGACATCGCTGACCCGGTGGGCACTCCGGTCCTGGCGGTCATGGACGGCAAGGTCATCTCGGCCGGCCCCGCCAACGGCTTCGGCCAGTGGGTCCGAGTGAAACACGACGACGGCTCAATCTCCGTCTACGGCCACGTCGACACCGTCGATGTCCCCCTCGGCCAGCGGGTGACCGCCGGCGACCAGATCGCCACCATCGGCAACGAGGGCGAGTCGACCGGCCCGCACCTCCACTTCGAGATCCGCCCTGCCGGCAACGGCCCGGCCGACCCGGTCACCTGGTTCGCCCAGCAGGGCATCGACGTCGTCTAA
- a CDS encoding FtsX-like permease family protein, which yields MRAFRASIRVARRDAVRHPLVSLLAVLIVAIPTALVGYFLIQERSGATAYEMNLAPVTATYIGGQCRQSPDGYSHDCTDTADERPQQQILLDVLPHGFSAQPVITGLVTLESPTAARETSLFQVDPAVPQAPTPGEIRLMPSLREQLGVARGETVTLTAGDVTVEVTVAADTPGYEALLSHPTTSDPATFRTSRTLEMVWHLAGDRTLTWDDVGRLNAVGFTVQSREILGTPPPPAAGLEGRYVDVIDPPFPFLWAVLAVVFGTIVALAVAQIFSPVFAIPVNRQARTFALMSAQGAAPRHIIWSALTYGTLAGLLGATGGVLTGGATALVLWPRQFPDWPIVMPWLALSALWAFAVAAATAAVLLPAWFASRADALNGVPRAVSGRAVRLQRWTWIGPGLLLLSALALAISLLPPPPPNFEDLNWASLASALGALIGFIGIAFTAPAIVLLLGRQVTRPLPARLAARDMAGQPLRSMPAAAAIAALVTLSTFSAVQSEAFHDRAMAWERQTYSPGVIAVPDSPRREETVETVSDVVGPVAREAVYGISYDRSSRFHAFLVADPEITEPCRPGEPCRPQALVPGPGDLFGAPVVIASPLLLDALSVPATMPSGAAMLVPGTIEKDEAAFQLYTDIEEPVGNKVDLRISPILPETVTDWMPTPEAFGQFGVESEFLGEILIAELPVTSEMRSELAGVDANIRTPGVPLQRSPAARLYVPGGVLLIVILTLVLSAGPTRRRNALLESGGAPPHLARATAAFAGALIALTGAVPGFIAGHVGALSTSQSLIRHVSIDWGLVLGLVVVAPVVAAVIGWAITPGTTLPEDLRD from the coding sequence GTGAGAGCATTCCGGGCGTCGATACGCGTGGCCCGGCGCGATGCCGTGCGTCACCCCCTCGTCTCCCTCCTCGCCGTGCTGATCGTCGCCATTCCGACGGCGCTGGTCGGCTACTTCCTCATCCAGGAAAGGTCCGGCGCCACCGCCTATGAGATGAACCTCGCACCTGTCACCGCCACCTACATCGGTGGCCAGTGCCGGCAGTCACCCGACGGTTACTCCCATGACTGCACGGACACAGCCGATGAGCGCCCGCAGCAGCAGATCCTCCTGGACGTTCTTCCCCACGGTTTCAGTGCGCAGCCGGTGATCACCGGACTCGTCACGCTGGAAAGCCCCACTGCGGCGAGAGAGACGTCCCTGTTCCAGGTGGACCCCGCCGTTCCGCAGGCCCCCACGCCCGGCGAGATCCGCCTGATGCCCTCCCTGCGGGAGCAGCTGGGGGTGGCACGTGGAGAGACGGTCACGCTGACCGCAGGGGACGTCACGGTCGAGGTCACCGTGGCCGCCGACACCCCGGGTTACGAGGCCCTGCTCTCGCACCCGACCACCAGCGACCCGGCCACTTTCCGCACCTCCCGGACGTTGGAGATGGTCTGGCATCTGGCGGGCGACCGAACGTTGACGTGGGACGACGTGGGCAGGCTCAACGCAGTCGGCTTCACCGTCCAGAGCCGGGAGATCCTCGGCACTCCCCCGCCGCCCGCCGCGGGACTGGAGGGCCGCTACGTGGACGTCATCGATCCGCCGTTTCCCTTCCTGTGGGCGGTCCTGGCCGTGGTCTTCGGAACGATCGTGGCGCTCGCCGTCGCCCAGATCTTCTCGCCCGTCTTCGCCATCCCCGTCAACCGGCAGGCCCGGACGTTCGCGCTCATGTCCGCCCAGGGCGCGGCTCCCCGTCACATCATCTGGTCGGCCCTGACGTACGGAACCCTCGCGGGGTTACTGGGGGCCACCGGCGGTGTGCTGACCGGAGGTGCGACCGCCCTCGTCCTGTGGCCCAGGCAGTTCCCGGACTGGCCCATCGTGATGCCCTGGCTGGCTCTTTCCGCCCTGTGGGCCTTCGCGGTGGCCGCGGCGACCGCGGCCGTGCTGCTTCCCGCCTGGTTCGCGTCCCGGGCAGACGCCCTCAACGGTGTCCCACGGGCAGTCTCAGGCAGGGCCGTCCGCCTCCAGCGGTGGACGTGGATCGGACCCGGACTCCTCCTTCTGTCCGCGCTCGCCCTCGCCATCAGCCTTCTACCGCCTCCTCCCCCGAACTTCGAGGACCTGAACTGGGCCTCGCTGGCCTCCGCGCTCGGTGCCCTCATCGGCTTCATCGGGATCGCATTCACGGCTCCCGCCATCGTCCTGCTCCTCGGGCGTCAGGTCACTCGGCCACTGCCTGCGCGTCTCGCCGCACGCGACATGGCGGGCCAGCCGCTGCGGTCGATGCCCGCGGCCGCGGCCATCGCAGCGCTGGTGACCCTGTCCACTTTCAGCGCGGTCCAGTCGGAGGCTTTCCACGACCGTGCCATGGCGTGGGAGAGGCAGACCTACAGCCCCGGGGTCATCGCGGTCCCGGATTCGCCCCGGCGGGAGGAGACGGTCGAGACGGTCTCCGACGTCGTCGGCCCCGTCGCACGGGAGGCCGTCTACGGGATCAGCTACGACCGGTCCTCCCGGTTCCACGCCTTCCTGGTGGCCGACCCGGAGATTACGGAGCCCTGCCGGCCCGGCGAACCCTGCCGTCCGCAGGCGCTGGTCCCCGGCCCCGGGGACCTCTTCGGCGCCCCCGTCGTCATCGCTTCGCCCCTGCTTCTCGACGCCCTCTCCGTCCCCGCCACCATGCCGTCCGGCGCCGCGATGCTGGTGCCCGGCACCATCGAGAAGGACGAGGCGGCCTTCCAGCTGTACACGGACATCGAGGAACCCGTCGGAAACAAGGTGGACCTGCGGATCAGCCCGATTCTCCCGGAGACGGTCACGGACTGGATGCCCACGCCGGAAGCCTTCGGGCAATTCGGGGTGGAGTCGGAATTCCTCGGGGAGATCCTCATTGCCGAACTCCCCGTCACGTCTGAGATGCGGTCCGAACTCGCAGGGGTCGACGCGAACATCCGCACCCCCGGGGTGCCCCTCCAGCGGTCGCCGGCCGCCCGGCTCTACGTCCCCGGCGGGGTGCTGCTCATCGTGATCCTCACGCTGGTCCTCTCGGCGGGGCCGACGCGGCGCCGCAACGCGTTGTTGGAGTCCGGCGGCGCACCGCCCCATCTGGCGCGGGCCACCGCCGCTTTCGCGGGTGCGCTGATCGCCCTGACTGGCGCCGTACCGGGGTTCATCGCCGGCCATGTCGGAGCACTGTCGACCTCCCAGTCACTCATCCGCCACGTCAGCATCGACTGGGGGCTGGTTCTGGGGCTGGTTGTGGTCGCGCCTGTGGTCGCCGCAGTGATCGGCTGGGCGATCACTCCGGGGACGACGTTGCCGGAGGATCTCCGCGACTGA